In Mustela erminea isolate mMusErm1 chromosome 20, mMusErm1.Pri, whole genome shotgun sequence, the sequence CAACCACAGAATCAGTCTCCGCCTTGACTGCAAACCCTTTTTCATCCACATTGATTACTACAATCCTTAGTACCAATGCTGCATCTACCCCTGTGGTCACCACAGCCACAACTGACATCACCACTTCCACCAACACTTCAATGTCTACCTCCATCACAGCCActcttcccactccctctaccCCAGAAAGAGCCATGACTGTGACTACAATGTTGGTAACAACACCCACCCCTACAATACCACCCAGGACTTCTTGTGTTTCTCCATCATCTTTCCCTAGTCTGAGTACATCTACAAATGCACTAACTACTCTCTTGGTACTGTTATCTCTTCTTCAATAACCACAACAATAATGTCCTCTTCTCTATTTTCCACTAGTGCAAATTCAATGCTCACTACCACCCCTAACTCTCTTTCTACATCCTCACTTCTCTCTGGTGTGGAAAAGATAGGCTCTTTTGCTACTGCTTTCCATGCTCCTTTTTCATTGGAAACTGTAAGAACTTCTTCAGCCACATCTTCTCTGAAGACCTTTGCTACTGAaacaactgttttatttcttctgctgcCCCATGTCCAGAATCTGTATCCATTACCATAGCACCTGCCTCTCCCACTACTTCATTTGCAGGAATGGGTCTAAGTAGTGAAGTTTCTTCTCTGCCCACCATCCCAATGTCAGTGTTTACTTCCACTGCTGAGATGGCCACCTCCTAGTTTCACCAGTATGAAAACTGTGTTTCCTATGCATATGGACACTTCTACTGTTCTGGAAACTCATCCTACTAACAGCATAACAGATGCTCCTAGTTCTGTCAGCACTGGGACTATCCCCAGTCACACAGTTTTGACAAGCACTCGAAGACCCACCAGTGGAAACCGGATAGGCACCAATTCTGTAACCATCCCACATACGCCTGGATTCACTAGCCTCCCACTGACCACAAAAACAAGCAGCAGCTTTCCAACTGTGATGTTGACTTCAATCAAGTTGACTTGTCCCACCCCAGCCACGATCAAGACTCCAGAAACACCAGCAGTCACCTCTCAGAGTGCTATCATCCTTACATCATCCAGAACAACTTCAACCACCACTCACTTGGACCACTGTCCTAGGTTGGGCCTCCTGctttcctgtttcctcttctctctcctctgataAATTTCTCTGTCACCAAGGGCAAGCCCTATcctgaacttccttttttttttcttgtgctgtGACAATGGTGGCACCTGGATACGAGGTCTCTGCCACTTGCCCTTGGGGTTCTCTGAGCCCCACTGTGAGCTCCAGGATATCAGGAGCCAGCATGGGGGTAAAAGGGATGGCCCCAAGTGCCACTGCCTTAGCACCTTCTATAGCTCCCGTTGTGAGTTTGTGGTGGAATAGGTGAATCTGGGTGAGTTGCCAGGACCCTGCCTTCTGCACTTTCTCCTGGGAGATGCCACTGACTCTCCCTGGGTCCAGCCACAGGGTTTGCCTGTCAGCACTCATGTCCTTTTGCCTATTTGCTCCatccctgccttctctcccatGCTTTCCTCTACCCCATGTCATGCCTCCTTTCTACCATCACCCCCAGGAGGTGGTTGGGATCACACACCTTCCTGTGGTCTCCTTCCCGGTCTGGGCTGCTAGAAGCTGTATTAGCTTCTaaatgctgctgtaacaaatcaccataAACTTAGCAGTTGAAATAATGCAAATGTATTGCCTTACAGTTCTGTAGACTGGAGTCTGAAGTGGGCATGGAGGTCTCTGTTGACCAGGAGTTCTCCCCAGACCTCAGTGACAACACTTCCACAGCCTATAAGGATTTCAGTGACACCTTCTGGGATCAGGtgacagggaaagggaaggaacttAAGAGTCCTTCCCTGAAGCTGAGCTTGGGCCCCTGGGTATGCACAGGTCACAAGGTTCAGGTGAGATCCCAAGGATCTCGGCATTTCAGATGCAGAAGATTTACCAAAATGGGAAGGGGTTCAAGGATGTGTAGATCCTGTCATTGAGGAAGGAGACCCTTATGGGGCTGTGGAGGCAGTGttaggtgggggcagggggcacaaagaaaagctggagaagccatcttttccttttgaaatcatcagattttagaaagagagaggtggaggaaggagaTAGGGGAACCAATCACTTCATgggggattttttccccccaatcatTTTCTGTGGTTATTTCTCTGTAGTAGAGATGCCACCCTCCTTTTTAAACAAGATTGGAAGGAAAGATCACATGGGACACACAGGGAGGTGCATATGAAGGCTGTGGGAAGCATGGTGTCTGGACAGTGGCTCCTGGCCTCCTGAGTGGGTCAGCATGAGTGAGGCAGAGAGCACAGGGGGGCCTGGTTTGGTAATGGCTTAATGAAAGGCAAGGGCATGTCAATCATTCCTTGTCCTGCCTTCTGGGCTGACTAAATCAGGGATGCTGGTGGCTCCTGAGAATAATATTCCTGGATTTCCAAGTCATGGCTTCTGCCTTCCTCCCAATACCAGCACACTTGTGGTTGGTCCTGGAGGTGCCCTCCTAAAGACTTACATGCCCCAGGCCTGAGCACCCTGTAAGACCCCTGACCGTCTTGATCCCCTCAGGAGTGGCAGCATTGTGGTGAGCTACTTGGTCCCGCTGGAGTTGCCCTTTAGCCTCCAGCTGGAGAGCGAGCATGTGAAGGTGAAGACAGTGCTGAAGGAGAAGCTCCAGAATGTCAGCCATAACGGAGACAGCTGCCAGCATATCCGGAGTGAgccagagctggagggaggggtcaGGGCCAGAGCTACTAGCTGTGATGGGAGCCTCTGGGCTCAGATGCCAGCCCTGGGGTCCTTCCAGCAGATTGGGGGCGTAGGTTTATAGCCAACTGGGTCAAGAATGGGGCTAGGGAGGGGCCTGCCAGAGGCTGGGTGCTGCGGAAGACCCCTTGACAGTTCTGCTCCAAGTTTTCAGGACGGCTGAGGACCCTTGCTTATTTggcagggggtggaggaaggtggggatgtggggaggttggggggtgaAGGAGGCAAGAAGAGCCTTCCCTGTGGCCCCTCCTCATCTCCCCTTAGTGACAgagccctctctgcccctccctgggttTCCCTGCTCTGATCACCTGTCCCTGAGCCTTTAACCTCCCTCTGTGTTCCACTTGTGGAACACAGTTCCACACAGTTCCACCTGTGCCTGTGTCCCCTCAGCCCTGTGTTTTAAGCCTGACTCCATCAAGGCGAACAATAACACCAGGAAGGAGCTGACCGTGGAAGATAAGGATGGGCAAAGGGCTGCGTGGCCCCGGAGGCCATGACCCTCCCACCAGGAACATCTGCCTCTTGAAATTCCCTCGAAAGGAGGAGGAGACCTTTCAGGGAGGTGAGTGATgtggccccaggcagggctgcccTTCCTGGCCTTTGTTAGGAGCTTCCCCTGCTGGAGGACCagcagggaaggtggggagagggtggggggtcttgggggcctgccctcccctcaTCTAATCCTAGGATCTACTCCACGACACCTTGCCCTTGGAAAAGCTGTTTCCCCCATTTTCGGAGCCATTTATGACCAGGCCCCTGAGTAGAGTGGATGAGGTTCCTGTTTTTCTGCAACCCTTTACCCAACCCAGCCATCTGTCGCCACGCCACTGCCAAAGGCTATGGGGATTTCTACTTCCCCTTGGTGGAGGAGAACCGCCTTGGCAGGGTCACCCAATGTACTTCGGGCGCCGTCGACTGTCAGCGCGGCCAGTGCCTCGTGGAAAAGAGCGGTCCTGCCGGCGGGTGAGACTCTGCGCACGCGCAGGAGAAGCCCCGCCCACAACCCGCCAGG encodes:
- the MUC3A gene encoding LOW QUALITY PROTEIN: mucin-3A (The sequence of the model RefSeq protein was modified relative to this genomic sequence to represent the inferred CDS: substituted 3 bases at 3 genomic stop codons), yielding SLSPRASPILNFLFFFLCCDNGGTWIRGLCHLPLGFSEPHCELQDIRSQHGGKRDGPKCHCLSTFYSSRCEFVVEXVNLGELESEVGMEVSVDQEFSPDLSDNTSTAYKDFSDTFWDQMQKIYQNGKGFKDVXILSLRNGSIVVSYLVPLELPFSLQLESEHVKVKTVLKEKLQNVSHNGDSCQHIRTLCFKPDSIKANNNTRKELTVAAICRHATAKGYGDFYFPLVEENRLGRVTQCTSGAVDCQRGQCLVEKSGPAGGCFSTDTLWLSRPRCEVAVAWRALVGRLVGDLARLPLLLASLGLFVVARSRSRRDGQAGGRWAPXRCGEARQRGPSWGGRARTVRCVAPTQVLRRQKWFEIWDEDTMGTFSNLGSEDDRGQVHIQRPEVGLVLAVSPALPPPACPRPWEETL